Genomic segment of Methanofollis sp.:
GTGCAGTGTTTCATCATACCCGGTCAGGCGGGACGAAATATGGGGCGCTTCCGGGAGGTGGGCCGATCAAGGGTCCCACGGGGACTCATCCCTGGTTTCCTCCGAGATCAGGTCGTCGTGAAGGCTTTGAACCGCAGACCTGAGAGGAGGGATGTCGTCCCGGATCGTTCTCCAGATGATGGCCCTGTTGATCCCGAAATAGGCATGGATCAATTTGTCGCGCATACCGGCCATCTCGCTCCAGGGAAGAGAGGGATAACGCTCCCTGACGCGTCGGGGAACGCATTTGGTCGCCTCACCGATCACTTCCAGTGCTCGCGTGACCGCATAGACGGTCTTGTCGTCCGCGAAGAACTCCTCATACGACATACCCCGGGTGAAG
This window contains:
- a CDS encoding DUF86 domain-containing protein is translated as MMAPRSTLDYLDDVLDAVDKIEVFTRGMSYEEFFADDKTVYAVTRALEVIGEATKCVPRRVRERYPSLPWSEMAGMRDKLIHAYFGINRAIIWRTIRDDIPPLRSAVQSLHDDLISEETRDESPWDP